The proteins below are encoded in one region of Mycteria americana isolate JAX WOST 10 ecotype Jacksonville Zoo and Gardens chromosome 22, USCA_MyAme_1.0, whole genome shotgun sequence:
- the NBR1 gene encoding next to BRCA1 gene 1 protein isoform X4, producing the protein MLGLSGRLSGLRLPPQERGMEPQVNLRVTCRGEAQSFLVSDSAHTTWADVEAMVKVSFDVDNIQIKYIDEDNDEVSVNSKEEYEEALKIAVKQGNQLQMNVYEENSSSKETSHSCSLQLHEKTVTEKLAPLKDEKKPLSHYSMPAQALEEDLKNEKELTIQQKLNHTRTGRTNENPPGWFTSYLETFREQVVKETVEKLEQKLYEKLVHHNQPPDFSESSITAAPPTSTSQSGNGNQCDWLISCCNCQARIVGVRYQCSLCPAYNICEQCEAGTYAHDPNHVLLKLRRPVLCIAENYSLGEFSPRLPATLEQVRLQKQMDKRFLKAEKQRLRAEKKQRKAEVRELKKQLKLHRKIHLWNSIHVLETSGSPTLKSESLQPNTFLSPSQPFQAIVPTLSAVFVDENLPDGTHLQPGTKFIKHWRMKNTGSVEWSSDTKLKFMWGNLTLASSEKKDVLVPSLPSGQVGTVSVEFVAPNIEGTYTSHWRLSHRGEQFGPRIWCSIVVDPSPATDYPESNWKDSDSCQKDKASSTKQDASLKTEAGAQLMGEIMEQAEIPLPTIPLKIKNLPSEREFYIPSVDLLTAQDLLSFELLDINIVQELERVPHNTPVDMTPCMSPLPHDSPLLEKPGLGQIEEENEGSGFKPVSGMTEACFPGDTYVVKVKTEHPLNQEEGEEDMSGTQFVCETVIRSLTLDAAPDHKPPQKKKILQNSLQTLQDTFSCSVINEESPRIKTNATSKKEAKIHQSEAMTENDCGDLPLSDEKVSPCSDISNSDEEEDDDKDDVQSQGSSASSEDYIIILPECFDTSRPLGESIYSSALSQPGLEKTGEPERGAENPEGGSQPHIHSVSDILATSQTLAVVPLTPEVADTLPQTQRSLASLQNPVFQEPNISASDNISSMHHNQIREEPSGEDSHGPGSSGFLTSKQKCSEYPRYPQGSSIAGELVKGALSVAASAYKALFAGPPIIEQQAAATEEHTTALLSSLCEMGFCDRQLNLRLLKKHNNNMVQVVTELLQISNSDWYSSRC; encoded by the exons GTTAAAGTTTCATTTGATGTGGACAACATTCAGATCAAATACATTGATGAGGATAATGATGAG GTCTCTGTGAATAGCAAAG agGAATATGAAGAAGCTCTGAAG ATTGCAGTTAAACAAGGAAATCAACTTCAGATGAATGTGTATGAAGAAAACTCTTCTTCGAAAGAAACTTCACATTCTTGTTCTTTGCAACTACATGAAAAAACTGTGACAGAAAAGTTGGCACCTCTTAAAGATGAGAAGAAACCTCTTTCACACTATTCCATGCCAGCTCAGGCGTTAGAGGAagacttaaaaaatgaaaaggagctGACAATTCAG caaaagtTAAATCACACTagaacaggaagaacaaatgaaaatCCTCCAGGGTGGTTTACTAGCTACTTGGAAACA ttcagggAACAAGTAGTTAAGGAAACTGTTGAGAAACTGGAACAGAAGCTATACGAGAAGCTTGTTCATCACAACCAGCCTCCAGATTTTTCTGAGAGCTCTATTACAGCAGCACCTCCAACTTCAACGAGCCAATCGGGGAATGGCAACCAGTGTGACTGGCTGATCTCCTGCTGCAACTGCCAGGCCCGTATTGTTGGAGTTCGCTACCAGTGCAG cctCTGTCCAGCCTACAATATCTGTGAACAGTGTGAAGCAGGAACATATGCACACGATCCTAATCATGTCTTGTTAAAGCTGCGAAGACCTGTACTATGTATTGCTGAGAACTACAGCCTTGGAGAATTTTCACCTCGCCTGCCTGCTACTCTGGAGCAAGTTAG GCTCCAGAAACAGATGGACAAAAgatttctgaaggcagaaaagcaaagattacgagcagagaagaaacagcgAAAGGCAGAGGTCCGAGAGCTCAAAAAGCAACTAAAATTGCACAGGAAAATTCATCTGTGGAACTCCATCCATGTGTTGGAAACTAGTGGCTCACCTACTCTGAAATCTGAGAGTCTCCAGCCTAATACCTTCCT GAGTCCTAGTCAACCCTTCCAAGCAATTGTCCCAACACTAAGTGCAGTATTTGTGGATGAGAATTTGCCAGATGGGACTCACTTGCAACCAGGAACAAAGTTTATCAAACACTGGCGAATGAAAAATACTGGCAGTGTGGAATGGAGCTCAGACACAAAG ctgaaatttatGTGGGGAAATCTGACCTTggcatcttctgaaaaaaaagatgtgttagTGCCATCCCTTCCATCTGGACAAGTAGGAACTGTTTCAGTTGAGTTTGTAGCTCCTAATATAGAAGGAACTTACACTTCTCACTGGAGACTGTCACACAGAGGGGAACAGTTTGGGCCCAGGATCTGGTGCAGTATTGTTGTGGATCCCTCCCCAGCTACTGACTATCCAGAAAGCAATTGGAAGGATTCTGACTCCTGTCAGAAGGATAAAGCTTCCAGCACCAAACAG gatGCTTCCTTAAAGACAGAAGCAGGTGCTCAACTGATGGGTGAGATCATGGAGCAGGCTGAAATACCTCTGCCAACTATTCCTTTAAAGATCAAAAATCTGCCAAGTGAGAGAGAATTTTATATCCCATCTGTCGATCTCCTCACTGCACAG GATTTGCTGTCCTTTGAGCTGTTGGACATTAATATTGTGCAGGAATTGGAGCGAGTGCCACACAATACTCCTGTTG acatgACTCCATGCATGTCCCCTTTGCCACATGATAGCCCCTTGCTGGAGAAACCTGGCTTAGGTCAGATAGAGGAGGAGAATGAGGGGAGTGGATTTAAACCAGTGTCTG GAATGACGgaagcctgctttcctggagatacTTATGTAGTGAAAGTGAAAACTGAACATCCATTGaaccaggaggaaggagaagaagataTGAGTGGGACTCAGTTTGTCTGTGAAACTGTAATTCGCTCTCTAACCCTGGATGCTGCACCTGACCATAAGcccccacaaaaaaagaaaatcctccaGA ACTCTTTACAAACATTGCAAGACACCTTCAGTTGCAGTGTGATAAACGAAGAATCTCCTAGGATAAAAACTAATGCCACTTccaaaaaggaagcaaagattCATCAGTCAGAGGCAATGACAGAAAATGACTGTG gGGACCTTCCACTGTCTGATGAGAAAGTAAGCCCCTGTAGTGATATCAGCAATtctgatgaagaggaagatgatgataAAGATGATGTTCAAAGTCAAGGCTCCTCTGCTTCATCAGAGGATTATATCATTATTCTCCCTGAGTGCTTTGACACCAGTCGTCCTTTAGGGGAGTCTATATATAGTTCAGCTCTTTCCCAGCCTGGTTTGGAAAAGACAGGAGAACCTGAAAGAGGAGCAGAGAATCCAGAAGGGGGAAGCCAGCCACATATCCACAGTGTCAGTGATATTTTGGCAACTTCACAAACACTGGCTGTAGTACCACTAACCCCAGAGGTTGCGGACACCTTGCCCCAGACACAAAG GAGTCTTGCATCTCTTCAGAATCCTGTCTTCCAGGAACCAAACATATCTGCTTCAGACAATATCTCTTCCATGCATCATAATCAAATAAGAGAAG aacCCAGTGGCGAAGACAGTCATGGACCAGGATCTTCTGGATTTCTAACTAGTAAACAGAAGTGCTCAGAATACCCAAG ATATCCTCAAGGAAGCAGCATTGCAGGAGAACTAGTTAAAGGAGCTTTGTCAGTTGCTGCTTCTGCCTACAAAGCATTATTTGCCGGACCACCCATTATAGAACAG caggCTGCAGCTACAGAAGAGCACACTACCGCTCTGCTATCCAGTCTGTGTGAGATGGGATTCTGTGACAGGCAGTTAAACCTGCGACtgctgaagaaacacaacaaTAACATGGTTCAAGTGGTAACTGAGTTGCTTCAGATCAGTAACAGTGACTGGTACAGCAGTAGGTGCTGA